Genomic DNA from Triticum dicoccoides isolate Atlit2015 ecotype Zavitan chromosome 4B, WEW_v2.0, whole genome shotgun sequence:
GCACATCACATGGATTATGACAACTTGTTGATGGCAATATCTTTCCTGGGATCATTTCCACTTTAGTGAATGCGTCGCTAGATTTGATGGCAACATGGACCACTGACAAacaattactccctctgtcccataatataagagcgtttttgacactagtgtagtgtaaaaaacgctcttatattatgggacggagggagtattttttcttGAAAATACTACTGACAAACAATCTTTGAGCTGGATATCTTGTTAGTTACCTGAATTAAGAGCTAAATGCATTCAATTATTTGCTGGTTGGTTCTCAGCCTATGAACATAATAAAAGGATGTCGAAAAATAAGGAAAGATGAAATAACAAGGAACTCTCCCTTGCAAAATTAAAATTTACATTCTGAGACTGATATATGTTTTgattttagaaaaaataaatgtaCACTCAGAGGGTGGGTGCTCGAGTTTAAGGTTTATATATTTGCACATCTTAGAAAATTCTCAAGATTCATAGATGTGTATCATGTTAGAGCATGTGGGTCTGCAAAGAATCATGCAAAATTATGATCAAATGTTTCCTGTACAAAAAGACAAATGGCTCAGTTTTTTATTCATGTACTTTTATTGTTTAAAAACCTATAAAAACAAATGTGCACTTTACCCTTGTGAGTGGCTTCACAGGCTAAACAACATAAGTAAGGCATGTATTCTGGTAGAAAAACATAAGCAAGGAACGGAAACAAATTTACAAGCAAAATGTTCTTTTCAGGAATTGAACAAATTTTGCTCGGTCAAATTGTATATCTGAAGTGATTAATATTTTTAGTTTGTTCATTTATCCCTGCTGTTGAGTAACTCGAAATATGAATGTTTTGACATGATGCTGGTTTCCATATAATTCCTTTTTATCCTTTGCAAGGTACCCTTGTGACATATTCTGATTTGTATTTGATTGAGTATTCAGGCGTCCCTAAAAGCAAAATAACCCAGCTGAGTTGGCGATGCACTTCTTTTTTTAAAGTTCAGCAGAGAGCTTGAATTTGACTTGGATGATTTTGTCTACTCACTTATTATAAGTTTATAATCACTACCCTTGTATGCTGACTAGTTGCCAAGATTTTATTTTAGTGCTACTTGACATCTTCTTAAACATGTGCATTTTGCTTTGTCAGGAAGAAAGGAATTAGTTTCATACCAATTGATGAGACTCGTCCTCTCTCCGAACAAGGCCCATTTGATATTATCTTGCACAAGGTTAGCCAAATACTTCCTAAAATATGTTTTGAAAGTCTGTGGATGCATAGGTCTCAGAACTAAGATTGTCTTACATATTTTCTCCAATTGTTGTGTCTATACGGTTTGAATATTGAAAGAAGTGACTTCTgcttaatatttttaaaatattatgTCATGATACGTTTCTTGCTTCCTTCTGCAGAAAACTAGCAAGGAGTGGCAGCGGTTTCTGGAGGTAATACTAGACTACAGGTGTAGAAACCTGATGATCTGCAAATGCATGCGTACCATACTGATACAATATGCACGCTCGTCATACATGTATCTATTTTTTCTTGTATAGTTGGTACCATGTCCTGGGAAATCAGTAGTCAGATagcccctccgtccagaaatagatGGCGTTTCAGATGTTGACACAGTCGCCAACAAACATCTTTGAAAAAGAAACCTGTTATGAAAATGTGATTCCTGTGAAATCCAATGATATTATTTTCTTCTAGTCAACCCAAATATTTTTTTCATATATTGGGAGTCAAAGATAAAATTTCAACTCAATGAATTCTAGGAAGTCATGTATTTTGGAACCTTGGTAGTGTTTATCCTGTCTGTGGCAATGACAGTTAGTATAGTTAATTATGTAATGCAAAAAAAGAAGCCGTAATTGTCTACTGCAGCTCCCTGTGAAAAGCTTATCATAATTGTTACACTTTGCTCTTAGCTTCTAAATCAAGAATTCCCCTTCTCTGTTGATTTTTACATTTAAAATATTTCATTCTGTGAAGGATTATCATGAAGTGCATCCAGAAGTCACTGTCCTTGACCCACCCAATGCCATTGAGCATCTGAACAATCGACAATCGATGCTTGAAGAAGTAGCAGATTTGAACCTGTCCAGTTTCTATGGTAATATTGCAGATGCGTAATACGTCTGATAATGATATTTGTGCTATGAATataagcccatttgaactgtttggGCGGGTGCTGTGCATTTTCTCACCTCATGTGAGTATTGTGGTTCTAGAATGTGCATAGATCTGAATGCATATTCTATGAGTGGAAGAGTGGAAGCACTCACCCACACAAGCACGAAGTCCACTCATAAAAATAGACATTGTAATTTAAGGTTTTCTTTGTGCATAAATTACTGATTTTCTTGCTTTCCCTCTTGTAATGAAATGGCAGAGTGCCTGCCTGTTTTGTAAAAAAAGGTTTCTCTGAATGTTTATATCTTGTGAGTTGATATGTGTTTCATGACCAAGTACATTGACACATCATATTCTCACCTAATTCTCGTGTAACTGCAGTCCTAGAAAAGGATTGCTTTCAATAGAAAGGCACCAACAAGATCTTCTTGTTGACAAGGGGGGCTGACAATCTTATTTCTGTCCTTTTGAACCATTTGTGTTTCCAGTTAAGGTTGCTATGTAAATCATCTTCAAACTTAAGAGAGCACTAACCCCGATAATGAAAATTGCGGGAACACTGGGTAAAATTTCTTGTTTACTTGTTTTCTGCTGGGTGAGTCCAGTGACAGATTTTGTTCAATTGGATAGCAGTATCTTTCTGATTTATCGTGAACACGTAGCATATTGACATGCAGGCTACTGAAAGTGCATCCCCAGCTTACTTCTGTGAAGGACTTaatatgttttttttttttgctcaTAAGGACTTAATATGTTTACAATCGTATATAATATAATTTTTATGGTTCGAATTTTGGACCATCGCAGAAGAAGTTTGCACTCCACGCCAAGTGGTCATTATGAAAGATCCGTCCTCTAtaccaactgcagttgccatggctgGGCTAACCTTGCCATTGGGTAATTTGTTCAAATCTTGAAATTATCAGTTGCATGCTTCTTGAATCTTGATTTGTATTTGTTGCTCCTTTCAAGACACTTCACTTTAGTTGTTATATGAGAGTTTAGATATCAGCTATGGGCATCATATGATTTGCACTAGCTGTAATATCACCAGTCATGACACTGTACAACCTAGCTACATGGATGCTTTCGTTCTGTTATGTGAAACATATGCTTCACTCATTACTGAACGATTACAATATAAACAGGCATGCACTGTATGACAAACAAGGAAGGGAATGATAAAATGATATTATTGACATTATGTTGCAGAAATCCTCTATGATTATTTAGTTTGCTGATTTATATGTTACCTGATTATATGTGCATGCTATGTGGAAACATGTCCTGCAACTTGCCTGTCACATTTGGTGAATTAAACACTAGTTTGAATGAGGATGTAAAGTGAGTAGGGTTGGCCAGTAGTGCATTTGGGAGAGATAGACACTTAGACTAATATTCAAGTTTGATGTTGTGATGTTCTCCTTCCAGTTGATAATTCCCAGTATCACATATTTAGGCCATTTTCCCTGCTGTAGCTCCAGTATTCTGCTTCTGGGGCTTTGTCTTATTCTCCTTCAATGTGTTACATGGGACTTCCTGTTTGTTATGTGTGGAACTAGTAAGTGGAAATTGCTGATGGGACGCACTTCTGTTTGTTGCAGTTGCCAAGCCATTGGTTGTTGATGGAACATCTAAATCTCATGAGCTATCTCTGGCATACGATGAGGCGTCCTTGCCAATGCTTGATCCTCCTCTGGTACTCCAGGAATTTGTGAATCATGGTAACTCCTGATTCTTTTATCTGGCATATgcttttttgctctggattggtcgaATCGTGGCATCTAATTTATTAAATCTACAGGTGGGATCCTCTTTAAGGTGTACATCATTGGTGAAGCTATACAGGTTGTCCGCAGGTTTTCTCTTCCTGATGTTAATACCTATGACTTACTAAACAATGTTGGCATCTATCGACTTCCAAGAGTTTCATGCGCTGCAGCAAGTGCAGATCATGCAGACCTTGATCCTCGTATTGCAGGT
This window encodes:
- the LOC119291113 gene encoding inositol-tetrakisphosphate 1-kinase 2-like, with the protein product MRLHGDVSDDEEEDAVMDPALLSSSSPPAGAAAAAASRLVVGYALTKKKVKSFLQPKLLLLARKKGISFIPIDETRPLSEQGPFDIILHKKTSKEWQRFLEDYHEVHPEVTVLDPPNAIEHLNNRQSMLEEVADLNLSSFYEEVCTPRQVVIMKDPSSIPTAVAMAGLTLPLVAKPLVVDGTSKSHELSLAYDEASLPMLDPPLVLQEFVNHGGILFKVYIIGEAIQVVRRFSLPDVNTYDLLNNVGIYRLPRVSCAAASADHADLDPRIAELPPRPLLEKLGRELRGRLGLRLFNIDMIRELGANDRYYIIDINYFPGYGKMPGYEHIFTDFLQSLGQNKYQRCLSGG